The proteins below come from a single Zea mays cultivar B73 chromosome 8, Zm-B73-REFERENCE-NAM-5.0, whole genome shotgun sequence genomic window:
- the LOC606433 gene encoding NAC domain-containing protein 100 isoform X1 produces the protein MASRNRRHQKKRRLRRKVACADTLPAYLSRARARCGWHSASRSLTDCNTRDRTTWSCSSRREFLCIWGPGARERERAMAADQQPQLQEEMNDAAGGGLRLPPGFRFHPSDFEIVSFYLTNKVLNTRFTCTAITEADLNKIEPWDLPSKAKMGEKEWYFFYQKDRKYPTGLRANRATEAGYWKATGKDKEVYNAAEGVAVLVGMKKTLVFYRGRAPRGDKTNWVMHEYRLEGSGRLPAGLASATGSAAANAAAALKASAYKQDEWVVCRVFHKTTGIKKTTAAPAYQVAMAGAEMDQNQNNFPGIPFPMPMQFPMLPDFSLDPVPPYYPNAAGAGMSMLPMAAGIGGGAGGFQLNGAALFGNPMAAPQPMSFYHQMGAAGTACAGGFDVSAPESRPSSMVSQKDDQANGAEISSMMSVAGPGPATTTTIEMDGVWKY, from the exons ATGGCCAGTAGAAACAGACGCCACCAGAAAAAGAGGAGGCTTCGGCGGAAAGTGGCTTGCGCGGACACGCTTCCCGCCTATTTAAGCCGCGCTCGCGCGCGCTGCGGCTGGCACAGTGCCTCTCGCTCACTGACTGACTGTAATACCAGAGATCGAACAACTTGGTCCTGCAGCTCAAGAAGAGAGTTTTTGTGCAT TTGGGGGCCgggggcaagagagagagagagagccatgGCGGCGGACCAGCAGCCGCAGCTGCAGGAGGAGATGAACGACGCTGCCGGCGGCGGCCTCAGGCTGCCTCCAGGGTTCCGCTTCCACCCGAGCGACTTCGAGATTGTCAGCTTCTACCTCACCAACAAGGTGCTCAACACGCGCTTCACCTGCACCGCCATCACGGAGGCCGACCTAAACAAGATTGAGCCATGGGACCTCCCTA GCAAGGCGAAGATGGGCGAGAAAGAGTGGTACTTCTTCTACCAGAAGGACCGCAAGTACCCGACGGGGCTGAGGGCGAACCGGGCCACCGAGGCCGGTTACTGGAAGGCGACGGGCAAGGACAAGGAGGTCTACAACGCCGCGGAAGGGGTGGCGGTACTGGTCGGCATGAAGAAGACGCTCGTCTTCTACAGGGGCAGGGCTCCCAGGGGTGACAAGACAAACTGGGTCATGCACGAGTACAGGCTCGAAGGCAGCGGCAGGCTCCCCGCCGGCCTCGCGTCCGCAACCGGCTCAGCCGCCGCCAACGCCGCGGCGGCCTTGAAAGCTTCTGCTTATAAG CAGGATGAGTGGGTAGTGTGTCGTGTGTTCCACAAGACCACTGGGATCAAGAAGACCACTGCTGCACCGGCGTACCAGGTGGCCATGGCCGGCGCTGAGATGGATCAGAATCAGAACAACTTCCCGGGCATCCCCTTCCCCATGCCGATGCAATTTCCCATGCTGCCAGACTTCTCCTTGGACCCGGTGCCCCCCTACTACCCCAACGCCGCTGGCGCGGGGATGTCGATGCTTCCTATGGCAGCAGGTATAGGTGGTGGCGCCGGTGGGTTCCAGCTCAACGGCGCCGCCCTGTTCGGCAATCCGATGGCCGCGCCGCAGCCCATGAGCTTCTACCACCAGATGGGCGCGGCGGGGACAGCTTGCGCTGGCGGCTTCGATGTTTCTGCGCCGGAGAGTAGGCCGTCCTCGATGGTGTCGCAGAAGGACGACCAGGCTAATGGCGCTGAGATCTCGTCGATGATGTCCGTGGCCGGCCCAGGGCCTGCGACCACCACCACCATAGAGATGGATGGCGTGTGGAAGTACTGA
- the LOC606433 gene encoding NAC domain-containing protein 100 isoform X2, whose protein sequence is MSTRGTTRASRSTAALLLPPHADEAATAGRPAWVDTRAACGRVRPQESQANRREGLSLTPRAGRSRDDIPEAGHLSVASSGRAREDKRGTVGKNKRPMASRNRRHQKKRRLRRKVACADTLPAYLSRARARCGWHSASRSLTDCNTRDRTTWSCSSRREFLCIWGPGARERERAMAADQQPQLQEEMNDAAGGGLRLPPGFRFHPSDFEIVSFYLTNKVLNTRFTCTAITEADLNKIEPWDLPSKAKMGEKEWYFFYQKDRKYPTGLRANRATEAGYWKATGKDKEVYNAAEGVAVLVGMKKTLVFYRGRAPRGDKTNWVMHEYRLEGSGRLPAGLASATGSAAANAAAALKASAYKDEWVVCRVFHKTTGIKKTTAAPAYQVAMAGAEMDQNQNNFPGIPFPMPMQFPMLPDFSLDPVPPYYPNAAGAGMSMLPMAAGIGGGAGGFQLNGAALFGNPMAAPQPMSFYHQMGAAGTACAGGFDVSAPESRPSSMVSQKDDQANGAEISSMMSVAGPGPATTTTIEMDGVWKY, encoded by the exons ATGTCGACGAGAGGGACGACGCGCGCCAGCCGCAGCACAGCAGCCCTCCTGTTGCCGCCTCATGCAGATGAGGCGGCGACGGCCGGCCGGCCTGCGTGGGTGGATACGAGAGCGGCGTGCGGACGCGTACGTCCACAGGAATCGCAGGCAAACCGGAGGGAGGGTCTCAGTCTCACGCCGCGCGCAGGCAGATCGAGAGACGACATTCCAGAAGCCGGGCACCTGTCTGTCGCCAGCAGCGGCCGCGCGCGCGAGGACAAGCGCGGCACAGTTGGAAAGAACAAGCGTCCAATGGCCAGTAGAAACAGACGCCACCAGAAAAAGAGGAGGCTTCGGCGGAAAGTGGCTTGCGCGGACACGCTTCCCGCCTATTTAAGCCGCGCTCGCGCGCGCTGCGGCTGGCACAGTGCCTCTCGCTCACTGACTGACTGTAATACCAGAGATCGAACAACTTGGTCCTGCAGCTCAAGAAGAGAGTTTTTGTGCAT TTGGGGGCCgggggcaagagagagagagagagccatgGCGGCGGACCAGCAGCCGCAGCTGCAGGAGGAGATGAACGACGCTGCCGGCGGCGGCCTCAGGCTGCCTCCAGGGTTCCGCTTCCACCCGAGCGACTTCGAGATTGTCAGCTTCTACCTCACCAACAAGGTGCTCAACACGCGCTTCACCTGCACCGCCATCACGGAGGCCGACCTAAACAAGATTGAGCCATGGGACCTCCCTA GCAAGGCGAAGATGGGCGAGAAAGAGTGGTACTTCTTCTACCAGAAGGACCGCAAGTACCCGACGGGGCTGAGGGCGAACCGGGCCACCGAGGCCGGTTACTGGAAGGCGACGGGCAAGGACAAGGAGGTCTACAACGCCGCGGAAGGGGTGGCGGTACTGGTCGGCATGAAGAAGACGCTCGTCTTCTACAGGGGCAGGGCTCCCAGGGGTGACAAGACAAACTGGGTCATGCACGAGTACAGGCTCGAAGGCAGCGGCAGGCTCCCCGCCGGCCTCGCGTCCGCAACCGGCTCAGCCGCCGCCAACGCCGCGGCGGCCTTGAAAGCTTCTGCTTATAAG GATGAGTGGGTAGTGTGTCGTGTGTTCCACAAGACCACTGGGATCAAGAAGACCACTGCTGCACCGGCGTACCAGGTGGCCATGGCCGGCGCTGAGATGGATCAGAATCAGAACAACTTCCCGGGCATCCCCTTCCCCATGCCGATGCAATTTCCCATGCTGCCAGACTTCTCCTTGGACCCGGTGCCCCCCTACTACCCCAACGCCGCTGGCGCGGGGATGTCGATGCTTCCTATGGCAGCAGGTATAGGTGGTGGCGCCGGTGGGTTCCAGCTCAACGGCGCCGCCCTGTTCGGCAATCCGATGGCCGCGCCGCAGCCCATGAGCTTCTACCACCAGATGGGCGCGGCGGGGACAGCTTGCGCTGGCGGCTTCGATGTTTCTGCGCCGGAGAGTAGGCCGTCCTCGATGGTGTCGCAGAAGGACGACCAGGCTAATGGCGCTGAGATCTCGTCGATGATGTCCGTGGCCGGCCCAGGGCCTGCGACCACCACCACCATAGAGATGGATGGCGTGTGGAAGTACTGA
- the LOC606433 gene encoding NAC domain-containing protein 100 produces the protein MAADQQPQLQEEMNDAAGGGLRLPPGFRFHPSDFEIVSFYLTNKVLNTRFTCTAITEADLNKIEPWDLPSKAKMGEKEWYFFYQKDRKYPTGLRANRATEAGYWKATGKDKEVYNAAEGVAVLVGMKKTLVFYRGRAPRGDKTNWVMHEYRLEGSGRLPAGLASATGSAAANAAAALKASAYKQDEWVVCRVFHKTTGIKKTTAAPAYQVAMAGAEMDQNQNNFPGIPFPMPMQFPMLPDFSLDPVPPYYPNAAGAGMSMLPMAAGIGGGAGGFQLNGAALFGNPMAAPQPMSFYHQMGAAGTACAGGFDVSAPESRPSSMVSQKDDQANGAEISSMMSVAGPGPATTTTIEMDGVWKY, from the exons atgGCGGCGGACCAGCAGCCGCAGCTGCAGGAGGAGATGAACGACGCTGCCGGCGGCGGCCTCAGGCTGCCTCCAGGGTTCCGCTTCCACCCGAGCGACTTCGAGATTGTCAGCTTCTACCTCACCAACAAGGTGCTCAACACGCGCTTCACCTGCACCGCCATCACGGAGGCCGACCTAAACAAGATTGAGCCATGGGACCTCCCTA GCAAGGCGAAGATGGGCGAGAAAGAGTGGTACTTCTTCTACCAGAAGGACCGCAAGTACCCGACGGGGCTGAGGGCGAACCGGGCCACCGAGGCCGGTTACTGGAAGGCGACGGGCAAGGACAAGGAGGTCTACAACGCCGCGGAAGGGGTGGCGGTACTGGTCGGCATGAAGAAGACGCTCGTCTTCTACAGGGGCAGGGCTCCCAGGGGTGACAAGACAAACTGGGTCATGCACGAGTACAGGCTCGAAGGCAGCGGCAGGCTCCCCGCCGGCCTCGCGTCCGCAACCGGCTCAGCCGCCGCCAACGCCGCGGCGGCCTTGAAAGCTTCTGCTTATAAG CAGGATGAGTGGGTAGTGTGTCGTGTGTTCCACAAGACCACTGGGATCAAGAAGACCACTGCTGCACCGGCGTACCAGGTGGCCATGGCCGGCGCTGAGATGGATCAGAATCAGAACAACTTCCCGGGCATCCCCTTCCCCATGCCGATGCAATTTCCCATGCTGCCAGACTTCTCCTTGGACCCGGTGCCCCCCTACTACCCCAACGCCGCTGGCGCGGGGATGTCGATGCTTCCTATGGCAGCAGGTATAGGTGGTGGCGCCGGTGGGTTCCAGCTCAACGGCGCCGCCCTGTTCGGCAATCCGATGGCCGCGCCGCAGCCCATGAGCTTCTACCACCAGATGGGCGCGGCGGGGACAGCTTGCGCTGGCGGCTTCGATGTTTCTGCGCCGGAGAGTAGGCCGTCCTCGATGGTGTCGCAGAAGGACGACCAGGCTAATGGCGCTGAGATCTCGTCGATGATGTCCGTGGCCGGCCCAGGGCCTGCGACCACCACCACCATAGAGATGGATGGCGTGTGGAAGTACTGA